The Mercurialis annua linkage group LG2, ddMerAnnu1.2, whole genome shotgun sequence genome contains a region encoding:
- the LOC126666943 gene encoding protein FANTASTIC FOUR 3, with product MATVVCQGLQSCLESQIVESRTLTLRLCSSKSFDSTNNIQANSVQNNPDAAGGWSFLQVLPSSSSMENKENNNVYVHPLIKRYSLTLSEKSLELCTENLGSETGSTDVIEPEIFTYSASESESELEQKQPEKQPKKGNYIRSFPPPLTTMSGSESLQVRPHREDGRLIIEAVVAPPKRSYFQAERSGGRLRLCFVGDSDSNIDPEEETEFEDDEEEDDEVEEQNGAFYTEEMRNCKNLEEQFQRRRCKEDEIEKIGLLNWEPFNWVATS from the coding sequence ATGGCAACTGTAGTTTGCCAAGGTTTACAATCTTGTCTCGAGTCACAGATTGTCGAATCAAGAACACTCACACTCAGATTATGCTCATCAAAATCTTTCGATTCTACCAATAATATACAAGCTAATTCAGTTCAGAATAATCCTGACGCGGCCGGGGGCTGGAGTTTTCTTCAGGTTTTACCAAGCTCATCATCAATGGagaataaagaaaataataatgtttATGTTCATCCGCTAATTAAGCGTTACTCATTAACGCTTAGTGAAAAAAGCTTGGAATTATGTACTGAGAATTTAGGTAGTGAAACTGGTTCGACTGATGTAATCGAGCCCGAGATCTTCACATATTCGGCTTCAGAATCAGAATCGGAATTGGAACAAAAGCAACCTGAGAAGCAACCTAAGAAAGGGAATTACATTCGGAGTTTTCCGCCGCCGTTGACCACAATGAGCGGATCGGAATCTTTACAGGTTCGTCCCCACCGCGAAGACGGAAGGTTGATAATCGAAGCTGTAGTGGCGCCACCGAAGCGTTCGTATTTCCAAGCTGAGCGAAGTGGCGGCCGTCTTCGGCTGTGTTTTGTAGGAGATTCTGATTCAAATATCGACCCCGAAGAAGAAACGGAATTtgaggatgatgaagaagaagatgacgAGGTGGAAGAAcaaaacggtgcgttttataCGGAGGAGATGAGGAATTGTAAAAATCTGGAAGAACAGTTTCAAAGAAGAAGGTGCAAAGAAGATGAAATTGAGAAGATTGGATTGTTAAATTGGGAGCCTTTTAATTGGGTGGCTACATCTTAA